A genomic segment from Verrucomicrobiia bacterium encodes:
- a CDS encoding DUF6799 domain-containing protein, with amino-acid sequence MKNNLSRLLSTTLSALAFTCASAVSQAQEQPAAEPAAAPAATVAYESVTAKDNQTYGLAANLPEPILITNVVQLGTIIVNTNGTFKIGEQGTPRTLKPGQVLGKDGRLTDADGSIVPVEDHVTKKGGVVTLVKDGVAGPLTAPLTLGDGSTVTPDGQIQKEGKRRFLVEGMILQLSGAKIEAVDSATMVAGQVRVQLNGENINVAPNRSITMNDGTRVFGDGRVVKFRGGEIRLQEGQILRIEGVATK; translated from the coding sequence ATGAAAAACAATCTTTCCAGGCTGCTGTCCACCACCTTGAGCGCCTTGGCTTTCACCTGTGCCTCCGCTGTTTCCCAGGCGCAAGAACAGCCCGCCGCTGAACCGGCAGCCGCTCCTGCAGCTACCGTCGCTTACGAAAGCGTGACGGCCAAGGACAACCAGACTTACGGGCTGGCTGCAAACCTGCCGGAGCCCATCCTGATCACGAACGTGGTGCAGTTGGGCACCATCATCGTCAACACCAACGGCACCTTCAAGATCGGTGAGCAAGGCACGCCCCGCACCCTCAAGCCAGGCCAGGTCCTCGGCAAGGATGGTCGTCTCACCGATGCGGATGGCTCCATCGTCCCGGTGGAAGATCATGTGACTAAAAAAGGCGGTGTCGTCACTCTGGTCAAAGACGGCGTGGCCGGGCCCCTGACCGCACCATTGACTTTGGGAGATGGCTCCACCGTCACCCCGGATGGCCAGATCCAGAAAGAGGGCAAACGCCGCTTCCTGGTGGAAGGCATGATCCTGCAGCTCAGCGGAGCCAAGATCGAAGCTGTGGACTCCGCTACCATGGTCGCGGGGCAGGTGAGGGTGCAACTGAACGGCGAGAACATCAACGTGGCACCGAACCGCAGCATCACCATGAATGACGGCACGCGGGTCTTTGGTGATGGCCGTGTGGTGAAATTCCGCGGTGGAGAGATCCGTCTGCAAGAAGGCCAGATCCTGCGCATCGAAGGCGTGGCGACGAAGTAA
- a CDS encoding ABC transporter permease encodes MKALIWKEFREQRVLTVFAALVMVVMLIRAGWISVSSALSESMGKGGVIQMLQPLMAEDFHLSVAVICGLFATILGWMQMFNERHRDLHAYLLHRPLSPQTIFRAKVTTGMALYFLAMGLPLLVFILWVSFSGRVAAPFEWSMVLPSLAYFLSGTVCYFIAMLVCVRRAKWQGSRIWPMGVGILLYASCAVLPLFWMVGLVIAISIGLTALAAAGAFAANGEYESQSPLEKAALTGSLTVGATIICLFFGVVIHNTFENRNDRSSFRYQIGRDGTVYKISMRGNVQEVTDLEGKPLIDANGQKITFLRHPYGLATYGSLSLYRDDDFKNRKPAFQSSFTYYRYWKSGEGIIWYDWLRYGRLVGFDGKTGKIVGSIGPEGFAEGLAGKSRFAVPDDNYWYPRSTLVDEQTAYAIDEREMTAKPLLRVSDTNQILEARVIQTGEGPRYTAVATRSSLHFFTPDGKQLWQIPLTKDPREYSQIGVHLLDVAGKFAVTVKPSYKLNEERGGKMPTYYFLVASGGTIEKQMEVPADFYGKESVSLLEKITMGSMPLCMHLLVESDHPFVAAALVYSTVAMIIGIILGRRHRMSLKAQSAWAVFHFVTGVGGLLAFIFTRNWPLLVKCPSCQKLRQVEHTHCEHCQAPFPAPERNGVEIFETATAE; translated from the coding sequence ATGAAGGCACTCATCTGGAAAGAATTTCGTGAACAGCGCGTGCTGACGGTATTCGCGGCCTTGGTGATGGTGGTGATGCTGATCAGGGCCGGTTGGATCTCGGTCAGCAGCGCTTTATCTGAAAGTATGGGAAAGGGCGGGGTGATACAGATGCTGCAGCCATTGATGGCCGAGGACTTTCATTTGTCCGTGGCCGTGATCTGCGGCTTGTTTGCAACGATCTTGGGATGGATGCAAATGTTTAACGAGCGGCATCGTGATCTTCATGCCTACCTCTTACATCGCCCCCTTTCTCCCCAGACTATCTTTCGTGCGAAAGTCACCACCGGGATGGCGCTCTATTTTCTGGCGATGGGCTTGCCTTTGCTCGTCTTCATCTTGTGGGTCTCTTTTTCCGGCCGAGTCGCTGCACCTTTTGAGTGGAGCATGGTTCTTCCGTCACTGGCCTATTTCTTGAGCGGTACAGTTTGCTATTTTATAGCGATGCTGGTGTGTGTCCGTCGTGCGAAATGGCAAGGTAGCCGTATTTGGCCGATGGGAGTGGGAATTCTATTATATGCCTCATGTGCTGTTTTACCTCTTTTCTGGATGGTGGGGCTCGTGATCGCCATCTCCATCGGCCTGACGGCCTTGGCAGCAGCCGGTGCTTTTGCCGCTAACGGCGAATACGAAAGCCAAAGTCCGTTGGAAAAAGCCGCATTGACGGGAAGCCTTACTGTGGGGGCCACCATCATCTGTCTCTTCTTTGGGGTCGTGATCCATAACACCTTTGAAAACCGTAATGATCGTTCCTCCTTCCGTTATCAGATCGGCCGGGACGGCACCGTGTATAAAATATCGATGCGCGGAAATGTCCAGGAAGTGACAGACCTTGAGGGGAAACCTTTGATCGATGCGAACGGACAGAAGATAACCTTTCTACGTCACCCATATGGACTGGCCACATATGGCAGCCTGTCGCTGTACCGTGATGACGATTTCAAAAATAGGAAACCAGCCTTCCAAAGCAGCTTCACATACTATCGCTATTGGAAATCAGGAGAAGGCATCATCTGGTATGATTGGCTGCGCTATGGTCGCTTGGTTGGGTTCGATGGCAAAACTGGGAAGATAGTCGGAAGCATCGGCCCGGAGGGGTTTGCCGAAGGGCTTGCCGGGAAAAGCCGGTTTGCCGTACCGGACGATAACTATTGGTATCCCCGCAGCACCTTGGTGGATGAACAGACAGCTTATGCCATAGACGAGCGTGAAATGACGGCGAAGCCATTGCTGAGAGTCAGTGATACCAATCAAATCTTGGAAGCCAGAGTGATCCAGACAGGAGAAGGTCCGCGCTACACAGCAGTGGCCACACGCAGTTCGTTGCACTTCTTCACTCCGGATGGCAAACAATTGTGGCAAATACCACTGACGAAAGACCCCAGAGAATACAGCCAGATAGGTGTGCATTTACTGGATGTCGCCGGCAAATTTGCGGTGACCGTGAAGCCGTCTTACAAACTGAATGAGGAACGCGGCGGGAAAATGCCCACCTATTACTTCTTGGTGGCCAGCGGCGGTACCATTGAAAAACAGATGGAAGTGCCCGCTGATTTCTATGGCAAGGAAAGCGTCAGCCTTCTCGAAAAAATCACCATGGGCAGCATGCCTTTGTGTATGCATCTGCTTGTGGAATCAGACCATCCGTTTGTTGCCGCAGCCCTTGTGTATTCGACTGTGGCGATGATCATCGGAATCATCTTGGGACGACGTCATCGGATGTCTCTCAAAGCCCAGTCTGCCTGGGCGGTATTCCATTTCGTGACCGGCGTGGGCGGCTTGCTGGCGTTTATCTTCACGCGCAACTGGCCGTTACTGGTTAAATGTCCAAGCTGCCAGAAATTGCGTCAGGTAGAGCATACGCATTGCGAGCATTGCCAGGCACCTTTCCCCGCACCGGAAAGAAACGGTGTGGAAATCTTCGAGACCGCAACGGCTGAGTAA
- a CDS encoding alpha/beta hydrolase → MQPRILSAVAALLLLGSQSYAADAKAKADDKAKPVVDDKTKAPGQRLPTEANVRYGTFERNVLDFYKAASDKPTPLVFYIHGGGWLNGDKARVGDLEKYLAAGISVVSINYRYTSQSQDVVPPVKGPLHDAARALQFVRSKAKEWNIDKTRIGATGGSAGACSSLWLAFHNDLADAKSSDPIARESTRLLCAAVNVAQTTLDPQQMKEWTPNSRYGGHAFGFKGDKEKKLSQFDEFLAKRDTILPWIAEYSPYALATSDDPPIYLYYGEPPAIGQEQKDPTHTANFGVKLQERLKELNVPCELVYPKAPDVKHPAIRDFLIEKLTAKK, encoded by the coding sequence ATGCAACCCCGAATTCTTTCCGCAGTCGCCGCCTTGCTCTTGCTGGGCAGCCAGTCTTACGCTGCCGATGCCAAAGCCAAGGCTGATGATAAGGCTAAACCCGTAGTTGATGATAAAACCAAAGCCCCTGGCCAACGTCTGCCGACCGAGGCGAATGTGCGCTACGGCACCTTTGAGCGGAATGTCCTGGATTTCTACAAGGCGGCATCAGACAAGCCTACGCCGCTCGTATTTTATATCCATGGCGGGGGCTGGCTCAATGGGGACAAGGCGCGTGTCGGTGATCTGGAGAAGTATCTCGCAGCGGGCATCTCGGTGGTCTCGATCAATTATCGCTACACCTCGCAATCGCAGGATGTCGTGCCGCCGGTGAAGGGGCCGCTGCATGATGCGGCGAGAGCGTTGCAATTCGTGCGCAGCAAGGCGAAGGAGTGGAACATCGATAAGACACGTATCGGCGCGACAGGCGGTTCCGCAGGCGCATGCTCCAGCTTGTGGCTGGCGTTTCATAATGATCTGGCGGATGCGAAGAGCAGCGATCCGATCGCGCGCGAATCTACGCGATTACTTTGTGCAGCAGTGAATGTGGCGCAGACGACGCTGGACCCTCAGCAAATGAAGGAGTGGACGCCGAACAGCCGTTATGGCGGGCATGCGTTCGGCTTCAAGGGTGACAAGGAGAAGAAGCTCTCGCAGTTCGATGAGTTCCTGGCCAAGCGGGATACTATCCTGCCATGGATCGCAGAGTATTCGCCTTATGCGCTCGCTACCTCGGATGATCCGCCGATCTATCTCTACTACGGCGAGCCGCCAGCCATCGGGCAGGAGCAGAAAGACCCTACGCACACGGCGAACTTTGGTGTGAAGCTGCAGGAGCGTCTGAAGGAATTGAATGTGCCTTGCGAACTGGTCTATCCGAAAGCACCGGATGTGAAACATCCGGCGATCCGCGATTTTCTGATCGAGAAGCTGACGGCGAAGAAGTGA
- a CDS encoding GntR family transcriptional regulator has product MPFTFNIATGSNVPIYKQIADQVRLAVANGKLAVETQLPSVRALAEELVVNPNTVARAYTDLAREGFIESRAGKGVFIIPKRKVVSREEGWRRLEPLIDGLIGEAAALDFSREELEQAFRKKLSQWKNPNKL; this is encoded by the coding sequence GTGCCATTCACCTTCAACATCGCCACTGGATCCAATGTTCCGATCTACAAACAGATCGCGGATCAGGTGCGGCTGGCGGTGGCGAATGGCAAGCTGGCGGTGGAGACGCAGCTCCCCAGTGTGCGCGCGCTTGCCGAGGAGTTGGTGGTGAATCCGAATACGGTCGCCCGCGCTTACACCGACTTGGCGCGCGAAGGCTTCATCGAATCACGTGCGGGGAAGGGCGTCTTCATCATCCCGAAGCGCAAGGTGGTGAGCCGTGAGGAGGGCTGGCGACGTTTGGAGCCTTTGATCGATGGCCTTATCGGTGAGGCCGCCGCCTTGGATTTCTCCCGTGAAGAGCTGGAACAGGCGTTCCGCAAAAAACTTTCCCAGTGGAAGAACCCGAACAAGCTATGA
- a CDS encoding ABC transporter ATP-binding protein, whose protein sequence is MSDSPVIQLRGLTKYFGKSPAVYELNLEVPRGCVFAFLGRNGSGKTTTIRMMLGLVPPTRGSGTLLGCDIRSLTPEIRGRVGYLTEEHQLYAWMTVKQCGEFQSSFYPRWNDKVFRGVVGHFKLKPEAKVKDLSRGERAGLCLALTLAPDPELLILDDPALGLDPVARRSLVESMIYLTRRSDRTIFFSSHDLADVERVADHIAVMDRSILRACCPVDVFREKVRQVRLSFNGEPPRLPEIPGLLQAYRTAHELRVVCVDRNGATRQALNALAPAKVETMPLSLEEAFLSYLGDRGEKSFILADMEEKV, encoded by the coding sequence ATGAGCGATTCACCCGTCATCCAATTGCGTGGCCTGACGAAATATTTCGGCAAGAGTCCCGCGGTCTATGAGCTGAATCTCGAAGTGCCACGCGGTTGCGTCTTCGCTTTCCTCGGTCGCAACGGCTCGGGCAAGACCACGACCATCCGCATGATGCTCGGCCTCGTCCCGCCGACGCGTGGTAGCGGCACCTTGCTGGGTTGCGACATCCGCTCGCTCACACCGGAGATCCGTGGCCGCGTGGGCTATCTCACCGAGGAACATCAGCTCTATGCGTGGATGACGGTGAAGCAGTGCGGTGAATTTCAGTCCTCCTTCTATCCGCGCTGGAACGACAAGGTGTTTCGCGGTGTAGTCGGCCATTTCAAATTGAAGCCGGAAGCGAAAGTGAAAGACCTCTCGCGTGGCGAACGCGCCGGTCTTTGCCTCGCCCTCACGCTCGCGCCCGATCCCGAACTGCTCATTCTCGATGACCCCGCACTGGGCCTTGATCCGGTAGCTCGCCGTTCCTTGGTGGAATCGATGATCTATCTTACGCGCCGTTCGGACCGCACCATCTTCTTTTCCTCCCACGACCTCGCGGATGTGGAGCGCGTGGCCGATCACATCGCCGTGATGGATCGCAGCATCTTGCGCGCTTGCTGCCCCGTAGATGTCTTCCGCGAGAAGGTTCGCCAAGTGCGCCTGAGCTTCAATGGCGAGCCACCACGCCTGCCGGAAATCCCTGGCCTCTTGCAAGCCTACCGCACCGCCCATGAACTGCGCGTCGTATGTGTGGATAGAAATGGTGCGACACGGCAGGCCTTGAACGCACTCGCCCCGGCAAAAGTGGAAACGATGCCATTGAGTCTGGAAGAAGCGTTCTTGAGCTATCTCGGTGATCGTGGGGAGAAATCATTCATCTTGGCAGACATGGAGGAAAAAGTATGA
- a CDS encoding AraC family transcriptional regulator, with product MTKPAATTRFLSSLYHTPSAETFACHHSVVRAGHLIAGPEHHITRDHYPGHELILCLKGQGEVQVQGKVWPVKAGELVWIDCGQPHVFRCVPQNPWEVYWLRFDGPQGARWATNLAVKTHPIFAGLALRPIRAIFDRIFERLQAPDVSTDAWLNSDLAQLVAILTESRQASGLLAGGDHTMPERLRKPIETMRLKFFQPWRVPELAAMAGMSPSHFFRVFKQHLGTSPHEWLRRERITHAKRRLIETDEAIKQVASQCGYSDQFFFSRDFKQVTGFTPTDFRKRERGTSS from the coding sequence GTGACCAAACCGGCGGCGACAACGCGTTTTTTGAGCTCGCTGTATCATACTCCTTCAGCGGAGACATTCGCGTGTCATCACAGCGTCGTGCGCGCCGGACATCTCATCGCGGGGCCGGAGCATCACATCACGCGGGACCATTATCCAGGTCATGAACTCATTCTCTGCCTCAAAGGTCAGGGTGAGGTGCAGGTGCAGGGCAAGGTCTGGCCGGTGAAGGCGGGCGAGCTGGTGTGGATCGATTGCGGGCAGCCACATGTGTTCCGGTGTGTGCCGCAGAATCCATGGGAAGTTTACTGGCTACGCTTCGATGGACCGCAAGGCGCGCGATGGGCCACGAATCTCGCCGTGAAGACGCACCCGATCTTCGCGGGGTTGGCGTTGCGTCCCATCCGTGCCATTTTCGATCGCATTTTCGAGCGGTTGCAGGCCCCGGATGTCAGCACCGATGCGTGGCTGAACAGCGATCTCGCCCAACTCGTCGCCATACTCACGGAATCGCGGCAGGCCAGTGGTCTCCTGGCGGGCGGTGATCACACCATGCCCGAGCGCTTGCGCAAGCCGATCGAGACGATGCGGCTGAAATTTTTCCAGCCTTGGCGCGTGCCTGAACTGGCTGCCATGGCGGGCATGAGCCCCTCGCACTTCTTTCGCGTCTTCAAGCAACACCTCGGCACCAGCCCGCATGAATGGCTCCGCCGCGAGCGTATCACCCACGCCAAGCGCCGCCTCATCGAAACGGATGAAGCCATCAAACAAGTCGCCAGCCAGTGCGGCTACAGCGACCAATTTTTCTTCAGCCGCGATTTCAAACAAGTCACCGGCTTCACCCCCACCGACTTCCGTAAACGCGAACGCGGCACCTCCTCGTAG